The Streptomyces sp. TLI_105 DNA segment CGGCAAGCGGGTCCACGAGCTGTCCGGCGGCATGCGGCAGCGGGTCGCGCTGGCCCGCGCGCTCGCCCAGGACAGCGACCTGCTCCTGATGGACGAGCCGTTCGCCGCGCTCGACGCCATCACCCGGGACGTGCTGCACGACGAACTGACCCGGATCTGGCGGGAGACGAACCTGTCGGTGCTCTTCGTCACCCACAACGTGCGCGAGGCCGTGCGGCTGGCCGAGCGCGTCGTCCTCCTCTCGTCCCGGCCCGGCCGGATCGCGCACGAGTGGACCATCGACATCCCTCAGCCGCGCCGCATCGAGGACTCCGCCGTCGCGGAGCTGTCCCTCGAGATCACCGAGCACCTGCGTGGGGAGATCCGTCGTCATGGCCAGCACTGAAACCACCGCGAATCCCCAGAAGACGTCGCGGGCCGACGACCTCGCCGGTCTCGAAGCCGGCCTGGACGCCCTCGACAGCGTGCAGATCCGGCGGACCCCGGTCCGCGAGGTGCTGGTCAAGAAGGTGCTCCCGCCGGTCGTCGCCGTCGTGCTCGTCCTGGTGGTGTGGCAGCTCCTGGTGTCCCTGAAGGTCACCGACGAGTACAAGCTGCCGGCCCCCTCCGCCGTGTGGGACAGCCTCACCGTGATGTGGCGGGAGGGGACGCTCTTCGGCGTCCTGTGGACCAGCGTGTCCCGGGCCCTGTACGGGTTCGTCCTGGCGCTCGCGATCGGCACCCCGCTGGGCCTGCTCGTCTCCCGCGTGAAGTTCGTGCGCGCGGCGATCGGCCCGATCCTCGCGGGGCTCCAGTCGCTGCCCTCGGTGGCCTGGGTCGCGCCCGCCGTCCTGTGGCTCGGCCTCAACGACAGCATGATGTACGCGGTGATCCTGCTCGGCGCGGTCCCGTCGATCGCCAACGGCCTCGTCGCCGGCGTCGACCAGGTCCCGCCGCTCTTCCTGCGGGCGGGCCAGACGCTCGGCGCGCGGGGGCTCAAGGGCGCCTGGTACATCGTGATGCCGGCCGCGCTCCCCGGCTACCTGGCCGGCCTCAAGCAGGGCTGGGCGTTCTCCTGGCGTTCGCTGATGGCCGCGGAGATCATCGCTTCCTCGCCG contains these protein-coding regions:
- a CDS encoding ABC transporter permease is translated as MASTETTANPQKTSRADDLAGLEAGLDALDSVQIRRTPVREVLVKKVLPPVVAVVLVLVVWQLLVSLKVTDEYKLPAPSAVWDSLTVMWREGTLFGVLWTSVSRALYGFVLALAIGTPLGLLVSRVKFVRAAIGPILAGLQSLPSVAWVAPAVLWLGLNDSMMYAVILLGAVPSIANGLVAGVDQVPPLFLRAGQTLGARGLKGAWYIVMPAALPGYLAGLKQGWAFSWRSLMAAEIIASSPDLGLGLGQLLENGRNNIDMAGIFLAIILILIVGIAIDLLIFSPLERAVLRRRGLLTKG